The following proteins are encoded in a genomic region of Cryptomeria japonica chromosome 11, Sugi_1.0, whole genome shotgun sequence:
- the LOC131037600 gene encoding uncharacterized protein LOC131037600 isoform X2, translated as MQINLSLVMSGTRSIKRDIELRILLIWLIVMPTCALFIYFHGLKISYFFRPLWDKPPKPFRYIPHFYAENVSMEHLCKMHGWKIRDNPRNVFDAILFSNELDLLAIRWHELNPVVTTFVILESNTTFTGLPKPLNFAINRKKFAFAEAKVKYGTATGWPLSNGQSPFVEEAYQRVVLDRLLKEAGVSKDDLVIMADVDEIPSAHTINLLRWCDNIPPIMHLQLRNYMYSFEFFVGYDSWRSQIHVYMPGKTNYGHFRRADEIFADAGWHCSFCFRYINDFIFKMKSYSHVDRVKFSYFLDPSRIQNIICSGANLFDMLPEEYSFQQIIAKMGSLPHFFSAVHLPSYLISHADNFKYLLPGGCVRESE; from the coding sequence ATGCAGATCAATTTATCTTTAGTCATGTCTGGCACAAGGTCTATTAAAAGAGATATAGAACTGAGGATCTTACTTATTTGGCTAATCGTTATGCCAACTTGTGCCCTTTTTATATACTTCCATGGCCTGAAAATATCCTACTTCTTCCGTCCCCTTTGGGACAAGCCACCAAAACCTTTTCGCTATATCCCCCATTTCTATGCAGAAAATGTGTCCATGGAGCATCTATGCAAAATGCATGGTTGGAAAATCAGGGACAATCCTAGGAATGTTTTTGATGCCATCCTATTCAGCAATGAGTTAGACCTCCTCGCAATAAGATGGCATGAACTAAACCCTGTTGTAACAACATTTGTGATTCTTGAATCCAATACAACCTTCACAGGCCTACCAAAACCCTTAAACTTTGCTATCAACAGAAAAAAGTTTGCCTTTGCAGAAGCCAAGGTGAAGTATGGAACTGCTACTGGATGGCCCCTGTCAAATGGACAGAGCCCATTTGTAGAAGAGGCATACCAAAGAGTAGTTTTGGATAGGCTGTTAAAGGAGGCAGGTGTTTCCAAAGATGACCTTGTAATAATGGCAGATGTGGATGAAATCCCAAGTGCCCACACCATAAACCTTCTCAGATGGTGTGATAACATACCTCCTATAATGCACTTACAGTTGAGAAACTACATGTACTCATTTGAGTTCTTTGTGGGTTATGACAGTTGGAGATCACAAATCCATGTTTACATGCCAGGAAAAACCAACTATGGACATTTTCGCCGAGCAGATGAGATTTTTGCAGATGCAGGATGGCACTGTAGCTTCTGCTTTCGCTATATAAATGACTTCATATTTAAGATGAAATCTTACAGTCATGTGGATAGAGTGAAGTTTTCTTACTTTTTGGACCCTTCAAGAATACAGAACATAATTTGCAGTGGGGCAAATCTGTTTGACATGTTGCCAGAGGAATACTCTTTTCAACAGATAATTGCAAAGATGGGTTCCTTACCTCATTTCTTCTCTGCAGTGCATCTTCCTTCTTATCTCATCAGTCATGCTGACAATTTTAAATACCTTCTGCCAGGTGGTTGTGTTAGGGAATCTGAATGA
- the LOC131037600 gene encoding uncharacterized protein LOC131037600 isoform X1, with translation MGQMMQINLSLVMSGTRSIKRDIELRILLIWLIVMPTCALFIYFHGLKISYFFRPLWDKPPKPFRYIPHFYAENVSMEHLCKMHGWKIRDNPRNVFDAILFSNELDLLAIRWHELNPVVTTFVILESNTTFTGLPKPLNFAINRKKFAFAEAKVKYGTATGWPLSNGQSPFVEEAYQRVVLDRLLKEAGVSKDDLVIMADVDEIPSAHTINLLRWCDNIPPIMHLQLRNYMYSFEFFVGYDSWRSQIHVYMPGKTNYGHFRRADEIFADAGWHCSFCFRYINDFIFKMKSYSHVDRVKFSYFLDPSRIQNIICSGANLFDMLPEEYSFQQIIAKMGSLPHFFSAVHLPSYLISHADNFKYLLPGGCVRESE, from the exons ATGGGACAGAT GATGCAGATCAATTTATCTTTAGTCATGTCTGGCACAAGGTCTATTAAAAGAGATATAGAACTGAGGATCTTACTTATTTGGCTAATCGTTATGCCAACTTGTGCCCTTTTTATATACTTCCATGGCCTGAAAATATCCTACTTCTTCCGTCCCCTTTGGGACAAGCCACCAAAACCTTTTCGCTATATCCCCCATTTCTATGCAGAAAATGTGTCCATGGAGCATCTATGCAAAATGCATGGTTGGAAAATCAGGGACAATCCTAGGAATGTTTTTGATGCCATCCTATTCAGCAATGAGTTAGACCTCCTCGCAATAAGATGGCATGAACTAAACCCTGTTGTAACAACATTTGTGATTCTTGAATCCAATACAACCTTCACAGGCCTACCAAAACCCTTAAACTTTGCTATCAACAGAAAAAAGTTTGCCTTTGCAGAAGCCAAGGTGAAGTATGGAACTGCTACTGGATGGCCCCTGTCAAATGGACAGAGCCCATTTGTAGAAGAGGCATACCAAAGAGTAGTTTTGGATAGGCTGTTAAAGGAGGCAGGTGTTTCCAAAGATGACCTTGTAATAATGGCAGATGTGGATGAAATCCCAAGTGCCCACACCATAAACCTTCTCAGATGGTGTGATAACATACCTCCTATAATGCACTTACAGTTGAGAAACTACATGTACTCATTTGAGTTCTTTGTGGGTTATGACAGTTGGAGATCACAAATCCATGTTTACATGCCAGGAAAAACCAACTATGGACATTTTCGCCGAGCAGATGAGATTTTTGCAGATGCAGGATGGCACTGTAGCTTCTGCTTTCGCTATATAAATGACTTCATATTTAAGATGAAATCTTACAGTCATGTGGATAGAGTGAAGTTTTCTTACTTTTTGGACCCTTCAAGAATACAGAACATAATTTGCAGTGGGGCAAATCTGTTTGACATGTTGCCAGAGGAATACTCTTTTCAACAGATAATTGCAAAGATGGGTTCCTTACCTCATTTCTTCTCTGCAGTGCATCTTCCTTCTTATCTCATCAGTCATGCTGACAATTTTAAATACCTTCTGCCAGGTGGTTGTGTTAGGGAATCTGAATGA